Part of the Microcebus murinus isolate Inina chromosome 19, M.murinus_Inina_mat1.0, whole genome shotgun sequence genome, GCAGAGACACGGACACAGGGACACTATAACCAAGAGAACAGCACACGAGGGCAGGAAGGATAGTGGAGCTGAAAATAGCCACTGACAGCCACTGCCCTTTTCTCCCGTGTGTTttctgggaggaggctgggaccTGGGACCACGAAGCCTGGCAGTGCTGCTCCAAGAGCCACGTGACTCGATGCAGGCACAGACTGTCTCACCTTATGCATCTGTAAACTGGCAACAGTAAATGGTACTTCACAAAGCTGCCATGAGCACAAATGAGACTGAAATAGGGACATTTATCAAAGTACTCAACACGGAGCCTGGCACATagaggtgttcaataaataatttgtcaGGAAAATCTTAGCTCACAAGAGACCTTCTTCAGAAAGCCAAGATAGGAGATAACTTCCCCAGAAATTCTCTCAGGGGATGGGGACCCTTGAAGACTCCTTGGAGCCTGCAGCCCCAGGAGTGCCCAGGGCCCCGGAATACACTGTGCCAGGGCAGCTGACAGGGGCAGGGGGCTGGACCCCCAGGGAGGTTACCGCAGAAGCTGGGTAGACACTGGAGGAGTTGGGGTTGGGACCAAAATGGTTCTGCACGTAACACAGGCCGGAGGCAGGCTGGTAGGGGGGCAGGTTGGGCATGTGCCCAGGAGTGCAAGTGGGCCAAGAAGCTAGTTTCTGACCACTGGCATGCTGCATCTGCGTGATGGGGTGGCTGGAGGACAGGTGAGGGTGGCAGCTCTGTGTGGGATAGGAGCCGGGCACAGGGTTCAGCCTGGAATGAACAAGTGAGAAAACAGTTATTCAGCTAGTAATGCCAACATCAAAGGATCTTGTTGTTAACAAGAGCCAAAAGGGGAGCTGAGCCCCGTTTACCGTGCAACGTACCCTGCACGTTTTCCGTGACTAGCTCTGTGTACTAAGTAGGGAGCAAGGCTAACcttaaccaaaacaaaacagatgccCAGAGAAGCAAGGGCCCAGTCAGTCCCATGAGTCTGTGGCTGGTACACCAGTTCTGCTCAGAGAACAGATCCACCTCTGGGGACGGAGGAGGCACTCTAATAGATAACATAGGGCTTGGGCCAGGCCCTGTCTGCTATGAAATTTTCTACCTGTGACTTCAGGTGTGAAGGctagcaactcaaactcctgactgCCCAGAACCCATGAGACAGACATGGGCAGCTATCTGTGCTGAGAGCTTAAAGATCCCACCAGACACACATGGCTGGGTCTAGGAATGGAGACACATTCTAAGGGTTTTGTCCTctctgaacattaaaaataaaaattttattatctttttagagatgacatctcactctgtcacccaggctggagtgtagagGCTGTTTACAGGCACAATCGTTGGGcattacagccttgaactcctgggcttatgcaatcctccagccccagcctcccaaatagctgggactataggcacgtgccaccctACTCAGCTGTCTTCTGAACTTTTGTGCAAAGTTCAAATATGGGGAGTGGATGTCAACACCACTGATGTTTGTATTAAGTGAATGGATTATATCTGTATACATTTCAATTAAAACTCAATCTTATAAATCAGGTACTTAAGTCTAGGCACAGGATACTCATGTAACAGCACTTCTTGTGGGACTAAAAAACGAATTTCCCAACAAGAGCCTCAGAGGAGACAGCTATACAAAAGGTCACCTCACTGCCAAAATAAACTGTGTCTAAGAATGCTGTCCATGACCCGTGACCCACTGTCAAGCTGCCCGAAACATAATGTTCTATTCTAGCTATTTACAGCAAGCGTAGGCAATGAGGGGTCAGACACCACGCCACGTGAGGAacacagaaaaaacagaaagggCCACTATCCCCCACCCCGCCAGATCTGCCTATCATGTTGGGGCAGGATCAGGCCTGGCACTGGCGTGTAGCAGCCTCAGAAAGGCCGAATATAATTCACTGTGGACGAACTTTCTAGTCAGGGGGAGTCCTGGAGGGCATGTGGCAGTCACTGGAGGTGAGGTATGGCTGGCTGCCACCATCAGCTATTACAGAGGGGACTCCCTCCCGAGGTGAGGGTTTGGACCCAAGGCCCTGAAGCCCTCGCAAGATTCTATGAGAAcaatgaaaaaacacaaaacactcaTTTCTAAGTTTATAGTCTCCACTACACATAGACCCCAGGAATTACTTGACCAAAGTGAAATAGGTGAGTCtgcatttctctttttcccaGTAACCCTCCCTGCCTTTAAGGGAGGGAGGACGACCCACTGCAGCAGACTCACTTCCACCTGGGCTCTCCTCCTGACACTGTTACCTGGACACACAGGTAACCTATGTGTCAGGAAGACCCTGgtcctccttggcctcctctgtaaaatgaaggagcGAGGCTACGTGAGCCCTGGCGCCTTACCTGCATTTTCCATGTGTGAGTTCATGAGCCTGGATTGGAGAACAGTAAACCTCACCTGCCTTTGCTGGGTGGCTAAGAAAACCCTATCTCTCAGGTGGCAGGCTGTACCTCTCCTAAGCAACCTAGCCAGCTGTGTGGCCCGCCTGTACTTCTCATCAGGGCCACAGCCTAGTGCAGGGTGTTTGTCAGGCTGAGGAGTGGTTAACAGCATTAGATAGCGTCACTCCAGCCCAGTCTGTCCACGGTCACTCGGGATTATGAGTCAGTGTCCTCAAATGCCTTCCCTTTCTCGTTCC contains:
- the RHBDD2 gene encoding rhomboid domain-containing protein 2 isoform X2, with product MAVMAASGPGCRTWCLCPEVPSATFFTALLSLLVSGPRLFLLQPPLAPSGLSLKSEALRNWQERVALKLDQKFPFSLMRRISMFKYVSGSSAERRAAQSRKLNPVPGSYPTQSCHPHLSSSHPITQMQHASGQKLASWPTCTPGHMPNLPPYQPASGLCYVQNHFGPNPNSSSVYPASAVTSLGVQPPAPVSCPGTVYSGALGTPGAAGSKESSRVPIP